The region GGTCGTCGAAATGACGAGCACGCGGAACAAGGAACTGCGAATCATCGACGCCTTCGATGCGGTCCTGGCAGCCGGACGGCTGCATGTTCACCGCGAGGTCTGGTCGACGCCCTTCATCACCGAGATGCGGGAATGGACCGCCCAAGGGTCAGGTCCCGACGATGGCCTGGACGCGGTAGCCGGCTGCCTGCTTACCGAACCGGTCCGCCTGGCGCGCCTGGCCGACCCCGACGACATCCGCTCGCGGGGTCGATGGCGGCCAGGCACCGCGGGATGGAAGGCGGGCCTCGATTTCGAGATCTGAATACGAGGCAACAGATTTCCTCATCGTCGGGGAAATCGGCACCATCGGTGCCCTCACGAAGCCCCGCTCCGGCGGGGCTTTTCCTTTCCAACCAACCACGGAGTCACGTCCATGAAGGAAACCTGGACCGTCGACCTGATCTGGTGGATCACGGTCGTCGAGCTTCCTGCGCTCGCGGGACTGTTCTGGATGATCTGGCGCAACCGCCAGGATCTGGATCAGTCTTTCGACGCGTGTCGGCAACGTTGCGATGCCGATGTCGCCGCTCAGAAGGAACGGCTGTCGGCCTATAAGCTGGAGGTAGCGCAGCACTATGCTTCCATCTCCTATCTCAAGGAAGTGGAGAAGCGCCTCACCGAACATCTGGTGCGGATCGAGGACAAGCTCGACCGTAGCCCCCGCGACCACAAGGGAGCTTGGTCATGACCGGGCCCCAGCCGCAAAGCGAGGCCATCGACGTTCTCGCCCGCACTCTCTACGGCGAGGCCCGCGGCGAGCCGGCCGAAGGCAGGGAAGCCATCGCTTGCCTGGTGATGAACCGGGTTCGCAAGGCGCGCGGACGCAAGGGTGGCTACTGGTGGGGCAACACGGTGGCCGAAGTGTGCCGCAAGCCCTGGCAATTCTCGTGCTGGAACGCGGACGATCCCAACCGCGAGGCGCTGCTGAAGGCCACCGCGCGAAACAAGGTCTTCGCCGTCTGCCTGCGCATCGCCCGCGACGCCATCGAAGGTCGGCTCTCCGATCCCACGGGCGGTGCCACCCATTACCACGCCCGGGGTATTACTCCTCCCTGGGCCAGGCGGCGCTCGCCCAAGATCGTCATCGGCGACCACCTGTTCTACGTCGACGTGGAATAATCCGTCGGACGGGCCCGTGCTCCACCGGGGAGGGCCCGTCCGGCATCCCCGCCCCGAAATTGCGCAGGTGGCCATGGATTTCCGGCGTAGGCATGCCGGGGGCGTACGTCGAGACGATCTTGTCGGCGAAGCCGGGAACCCGACAGGATGAAGCCGAGAAACAGGCCGCGTGGAGCGCCGAACCGCCCCGCTTGGTGGTCAGGAACTGGCGGGAGCCAGGGTGCGGCTAACTCCGCCCGAGGTCTGCGGAGAGAACCAGGTCCCCGATTGGGCATCTCGACCGAATCAGGCGGAAAGGTGGAGTGCCAGGCATTGACACCGGTTAGAGAACCAACCGGCCAACGAGTCATTTCAAGGGTTGGCCAGTATCACACGAGAAATCCGGATTAGATCGCCAAGGCCGCTAACAGGCCGACGGTCTCCGGGTCCGGGTGGCCGTCGCAACGGGTCGGCCGGAAGTGGCGCTGAAAGGCAGTCAGGCTGGCGGCCGGGTCTTCGGTCTCGTAGCCGCAGGCGGCCAGCCAGGCCTTCACCTCGTCGGGCGGGGCCATTCGCAAGCGGGCGCCCGTGGGCCAGCGCCCGATGCCCTTGGCCGCCAGGCGGCGCCAGTCGAACATCTCGCCCGGATCGGCCTTGCGTCGCGGCGCCACGTCCGCATGGCCCACCACGTTGGCGGGCGGGATCGCGTGGCGGTCCAGGATGTCCCGGCACAAGGCTTCCAGCACCGCCATCTGGGCCTCGGGAAAGGGGCGGTAGCCGAACTCGTGGCCGGGATTGACCAGTTCGATGCCCAGCGAGCGGGTGTTGACGTCGCTTCGCCCGCCCCAGGAAGCCAAGCCCGCATGCCAGGCCCGCTTATCCTCCGGCACCAGACGATAGAGTGTTCCGTCCTCGTCGACGACGTAATGGGCGCTGACCTCGGCCGCCGGATCGCACAGCCTCGCCAGAGCCTCGGCGGCGGTCCGCATGCCGGTGTAGTGCAGCACCAGCATATCGACAGCGATTCCTGCCGGGCGGTTGTTCCAGTTGGGGGACGGCAGATCGATCATCGCGCGGCTCTCGCCTGGAAGACCTGGATGGCGGCCACGCCGCCCAGCGTCATGGCCCCGCCCAGCAGCAAACGCAAGCCCAAGGGCTCATCCAGCAGCCAAGCGGCGAACAGCGCCGCCAGCACCGGCGACAGCAAGGTGGGCGGCACGGTGACGTTCACCGGGTAGCGCTTGACCAGATGATACCACAGGCCGTGGCCGACGATGGTCCCCCCGACGGCCATGAAGGCGGTGGCGCCCCAGCCCCGCCAGTCGGCGGCCGCCAGCGCCGGCAGGTGGCCGCTTTCGACCACCAGGGAGACGGCGAGCAGTTGCGGCGCCCCCAACAGCGCGATCCAGGCGTTCAGGGCCATGGGATGGACGTCGCCCAGCCGCTTGATGCGGATGGTGGCGTAGGCCAGCGTGAAGGCGGCGGCCACCACCATCAGGAAGGAGGGAGCGTCACGGCCGTCGGGCGCCTCGCCGGCCAGCACGGCGACCCCGGCGAAGGCCAGGGCCATGCCGGCGATCTGCAAGGGCCGCAGCTTCTCCCGGTAGAACAGCCAGGCCAGCACGGCGCCCCAGACCACGAAAGTCTGGGAGGCCATGGAGGCCGGTCCGGCACCCACGCCTTCCAGGCCCTTGAACAACAGTCCGAAATGGACGACGCCCACCAGGCCGGACAGGATCGCCAGTTCCCTCATCGACGTCGGCGGACGGCGCAGGTAGGGCGCCAGCAGCAGTGCCACCAGGACGAAGCGGAGCGCGATCATCAGCAAGGCGGGAATCTGGGCCAGCCCGGCCTTGGCGAAGACCATGTTGAGCGCCCAGACCACCAGGACGGTCGCCAGCAGCCAGCCGTCCCGGGGCTTCATTTCATGCCCCGTTCCTTGGCGATGCGGTCGTAGGCGGCGTTGATGGCGGCCATGCGACGGTTGGCCTGTTCGGCGAACTCGGGCGGCAGGCCTTGGGCGACCAGGCGGTCGGGGTGGTTTTCGCGGCTGAGCTTCCGCCAGGCCGCCTTGATCGCGGCATCGGCGGCACCCCGTTCGACGCCAAGGATTTCGTAAGGGTCCGCTTCCTGGGGCGGCATGTGGGCTTGGCGGATGCGTTCGAAGGCCTGCGGCCCGAAGCCGAAGATCGCCGCCACCCGGCGCAGGAAGTCCAGTTCGGCCTCGTGGATCGCGCCGTCCGCCTTGGCGATGGCGAACAGGCCGTCCAGAAGTTCCACCAGCACCGCCGGCTGACCCGCGAACAGGCTGGCGATCTGGGCGGCGTAGGGCTCGAAGCCGGCGGCGTCGGCCCGCGCCTCGTCGAACAGGCGGCCGACATTGCCGATCTCGTCGGGCGGAATGTGGAACAGGCCGCGGAAGGCGGCGATCTCGTCGCGGCTGACCACCCCGTCGGCCTTGGCCATCTTGGCGGCCAGCACGATCACCGCCATGGTGAAGGCGAGTTGGCGTTCGGCATCGTAGCCCAGCGCGGGCGGAGCCTCTTCCTCCCGCCGCTTGTCGAAGAAGGCATGCCCGGCCACCGCGCCGGCCAGGGCCCCCAGGGGCCCGCCCATGGCGAAGCCCGCCACGCCGCCGATCACTTTGCCCCAGATACTCATCAGCGCTCCCTGAGTGCCATGTGGTAGGTGCCGAGGAACGGCTCCAGCAGGTATTCCATCACCGTGCGCTGGCCGATCCGGATGTTGCATTGGACCTGGACGCCGGGCACCAGGCTGTAGCGCAACTGCTTGCGTTCGAAGTAGTCGCGGCCGGTTTCGATCCGCACCCGGTAATAGGCGCCGCCCTTTTCCTGCTGGAAGGCGTCGGGGCTGACCTGGACCACCTTGCCTTCGATGTCGCCCAGCCGCACCGCGTCGGCGGAAGCGAGGCGCACCACCGCAGTCTGGCCGGGATGGACGTAGCCCACGTCCTGCACCGGCAGCTTGGCCTCGATGACCAAGCGGTCGCCTTCCGGCACCAGATCGACAACCGAGCCGCCGGCCTTCACCACCCCGCCCAAGGTGGCGACGTAAAGGGTCTTGACCAGCCCCGCCACCGGGGCGCGCAGCACCGTGCGGGTCAGGCTGTCTTCGAACTTGCGGAAGCGGGCGGAAAGTTCTTCCAGGTCGCGGCGCTTCTTTTCCAGATCGCCGTGAACTTCCTCGTGGAAGCCGGTGCGGATGTTTTCCATCTGCTGGCGGGCCTCGCGGATCGAGGCCTGAAGGCGCGGCAGGGCGGCTTCGTCCTCGGCCACCGAACTGCGCAGGCCCGACTGCTCCTTCAAGAGGTTGAGATGCACCATGCGATTGGTCAGGTCGTCCTTGAGCAGTTCCTCGCTGATCTTCACCTGCTCGTTCAGGTGCTTCAGCTTGTCGCGGGTATTGCCCAGCCGGGCGGAGATTTCCCGCACCTGCTGCTCGCGCTGGGCGACGGTTTCCTGGGATTGGGCGATCTGGCCCTCGATGCGGGCGCGGCGGGCATCGAAAAGGCTCCTGGCCTCGCGCACGGCGCCCGGATGATCGGCGGCGAAGTCGGCGGGAAAGGCGATCTGCGTGGCCCCCGCGGCTTCCGCTTCCAGGCGGACGATGTCGGCCTTCAGCGAGGCCAGGCGGGCGGTCAACTCGCCCACGTCGGCGCCGGTCGATGTGGGTTCCAGGCTGACCAGGGGCTGGCCGGCTTCGACCCGGTCGCCTTCGGCGACATGGATCTCGCGCACGATGCCGCCTTCCAGGTGCTGGACGCTTTTCAACTGGGTGGAGGGGATGACCTCGCCCATGGCGGTGCTCACCACCTCCAGGGTGCCGATGCCGGCCCAGGCGAGAAACCCGCCCACCAGGGCCACGCAAAGCCAAAAGAAGGCCCGCGTCGCGGCGCCGACGGCGTCTTCCGGCCCTTCCCCGTTCATGGCGTGTCCCCCGCCTG is a window of Magnetospirillum sp. WYHS-4 DNA encoding:
- a CDS encoding EamA family transporter, translated to MKPRDGWLLATVLVVWALNMVFAKAGLAQIPALLMIALRFVLVALLLAPYLRRPPTSMRELAILSGLVGVVHFGLLFKGLEGVGAGPASMASQTFVVWGAVLAWLFYREKLRPLQIAGMALAFAGVAVLAGEAPDGRDAPSFLMVVAAAFTLAYATIRIKRLGDVHPMALNAWIALLGAPQLLAVSLVVESGHLPALAAADWRGWGATAFMAVGGTIVGHGLWYHLVKRYPVNVTVPPTLLSPVLAALFAAWLLDEPLGLRLLLGGAMTLGGVAAIQVFQARAAR
- a CDS encoding N-acetylmuramoyl-L-alanine amidase; amino-acid sequence: MIDLPSPNWNNRPAGIAVDMLVLHYTGMRTAAEALARLCDPAAEVSAHYVVDEDGTLYRLVPEDKRAWHAGLASWGGRSDVNTRSLGIELVNPGHEFGYRPFPEAQMAVLEALCRDILDRHAIPPANVVGHADVAPRRKADPGEMFDWRRLAAKGIGRWPTGARLRMAPPDEVKAWLAACGYETEDPAASLTAFQRHFRPTRCDGHPDPETVGLLAALAI
- a CDS encoding HlyD family type I secretion periplasmic adaptor subunit, whose translation is MNGEGPEDAVGAATRAFFWLCVALVGGFLAWAGIGTLEVVSTAMGEVIPSTQLKSVQHLEGGIVREIHVAEGDRVEAGQPLVSLEPTSTGADVGELTARLASLKADIVRLEAEAAGATQIAFPADFAADHPGAVREARSLFDARRARIEGQIAQSQETVAQREQQVREISARLGNTRDKLKHLNEQVKISEELLKDDLTNRMVHLNLLKEQSGLRSSVAEDEAALPRLQASIREARQQMENIRTGFHEEVHGDLEKKRRDLEELSARFRKFEDSLTRTVLRAPVAGLVKTLYVATLGGVVKAGGSVVDLVPEGDRLVIEAKLPVQDVGYVHPGQTAVVRLASADAVRLGDIEGKVVQVSPDAFQQEKGGAYYRVRIETGRDYFERKQLRYSLVPGVQVQCNIRIGQRTVMEYLLEPFLGTYHMALRER
- a CDS encoding cell wall hydrolase, coding for MTGPQPQSEAIDVLARTLYGEARGEPAEGREAIACLVMNRVRKARGRKGGYWWGNTVAEVCRKPWQFSCWNADDPNREALLKATARNKVFAVCLRIARDAIEGRLSDPTGGATHYHARGITPPWARRRSPKIVIGDHLFYVDVE
- a CDS encoding TerB family tellurite resistance protein; this encodes MSIWGKVIGGVAGFAMGGPLGALAGAVAGHAFFDKRREEEAPPALGYDAERQLAFTMAVIVLAAKMAKADGVVSRDEIAAFRGLFHIPPDEIGNVGRLFDEARADAAGFEPYAAQIASLFAGQPAVLVELLDGLFAIAKADGAIHEAELDFLRRVAAIFGFGPQAFERIRQAHMPPQEADPYEILGVERGAADAAIKAAWRKLSRENHPDRLVAQGLPPEFAEQANRRMAAINAAYDRIAKERGMK